A section of the Phycisphaerae bacterium genome encodes:
- the lat gene encoding L-lysine 6-transaminase has protein sequence MRTQSPTAAKINPTNVLAELKKHILVDGFEIVVDLERSHGCRLYDAHSDRSLIDLYSFYASMPVGFNHPHFQRSEVQDDLLAAASIKVANSDVYSVQMARFVNTFVRVVGTPELPKLFFIEGGALAVENALKAAMDWKVQKNLAAGRGEIGTEVLHLRHCFHGRSGYTMSLTNTDPNKTAYFAKFDWPRVSSPAIDFSLPEPRRVEKAVADEKQSEAEIMKAIASRPHRICAIIIEPIQGEGGDRHFRKEWFETLRRIADEHEMLLIFDEVQSGMGVTGRNWCYQHFGVTPDLLCFGKKAQVCGVMAGARLDEVKDNVWRKPSRINSTWGGNFTDMVRSTHYLDIVEKEGLVENAREMGQLFLDKLSRLADSTPQITTVRGRGLLLAFDMADAETRNRFWRNCFASGLLVLRSGDRSIRLRPVLDIRPEIIEESITLMQDALKR, from the coding sequence ATGCGAACTCAATCCCCGACTGCCGCCAAGATCAATCCGACCAACGTTCTTGCCGAACTCAAGAAGCACATACTCGTCGACGGCTTCGAGATTGTCGTCGATCTGGAGCGAAGTCACGGATGTCGGCTTTATGACGCACACTCTGATCGTTCGCTCATTGATCTGTATAGCTTCTATGCATCCATGCCCGTCGGGTTCAACCATCCGCATTTCCAGCGATCGGAAGTTCAGGACGATTTGCTCGCGGCAGCTTCGATCAAAGTAGCGAATTCCGATGTCTACAGCGTCCAGATGGCGAGGTTCGTGAACACGTTTGTTCGTGTCGTGGGTACGCCGGAATTGCCGAAGTTGTTTTTCATTGAAGGCGGGGCGCTGGCCGTCGAGAATGCGCTCAAGGCCGCGATGGATTGGAAGGTGCAGAAGAATCTGGCAGCCGGTCGCGGCGAAATCGGGACGGAGGTGTTGCATCTGCGGCACTGCTTCCACGGCCGATCCGGGTACACAATGTCTTTGACAAACACGGATCCAAACAAGACAGCCTACTTCGCGAAGTTCGATTGGCCGCGTGTCAGTTCGCCGGCGATTGATTTTTCTCTGCCTGAACCGCGGAGGGTGGAGAAAGCCGTCGCGGATGAGAAGCAGTCCGAAGCGGAAATCATGAAGGCCATTGCATCGCGGCCGCATCGCATCTGTGCGATCATCATCGAGCCGATACAGGGCGAGGGCGGCGACCGGCACTTTCGAAAGGAGTGGTTCGAAACGCTGCGCCGCATCGCCGATGAGCACGAAATGCTGCTGATATTCGACGAGGTGCAGTCGGGCATGGGCGTAACGGGTCGGAACTGGTGTTACCAGCACTTCGGCGTGACTCCGGATCTGCTCTGCTTCGGAAAGAAGGCGCAGGTCTGCGGTGTCATGGCAGGGGCACGTCTCGACGAAGTAAAGGACAATGTGTGGCGAAAGCCCAGCCGCATCAATTCCACCTGGGGCGGCAACTTCACGGACATGGTCCGATCGACACACTATCTCGATATCGTCGAGAAGGAGGGGCTCGTTGAAAACGCCCGGGAGATGGGTCAACTCTTCCTGGACAAGCTCAGCCGACTTGCCGATTCGACGCCGCAGATCACCACAGTTCGCGGTCGTGGCCTGTTGTTGGCGTTCGATATGGCCGATGCCGAGACTCGCAACCGATTCTGGCGTAACTGCTTCGCGAGTGGGCTGCTCGTTCTAAGAAGCGGAGATCGGTCGATCCGCCTGCGACCCGTGCTGGACATCCGTCCCGAGATCATCGAAGAGTCGATCACATTGATGCAGGACGCGCTGAAGCGATAG
- a CDS encoding tyrosine-type recombinase/integrase: MSLQLLEKSVSNQPRVPSLRLHKPSGRAVVTLSGRDHYLGPYDADSSRLAYEKLIGEWLANGRRLIANEDSPGGVESKCESVSVAEVLLAFLEHCQRKYGARRQFPRIMSRIKTALSVIKNLFGMIPAAKFGPKALVQARDYWIGTGRSRKTVNDNTKVVKMCFKWAVREEMIPPVVWHGLSSVEGLRRGESVAAEPKKVRPVADSHVDVVLPYLLPPVRAMVELQRLTGMRPGEVCIMRACDLDMTGSLWKYTPAFHKTDYAEHDREIFLGPQSQAVLRPWLTNVLEAFLFRPADAVAEWLKRRGEKRQTPLVFGNRPGTNRKQKPRRVPREAYDVGSYRRAIDRACVRADRDARAKAGQPKCESCEGRGEITLESKRRRMCKTCNGVGRSGDVLIPRWHPHQLRHSYATRVRKEYGIEAARVMLGHQHVGVTEVYAERDTAVAAVVAQKIG; encoded by the coding sequence ATGTCCTTGCAATTGCTCGAAAAATCCGTATCCAATCAACCCCGCGTTCCTTCCCTCCGGCTGCATAAGCCCTCCGGCCGTGCCGTGGTCACGCTCTCCGGTCGCGATCATTACTTGGGGCCGTACGATGCCGATTCTTCGCGGCTGGCGTATGAAAAGCTGATCGGCGAATGGCTCGCCAACGGTCGGCGGCTGATAGCAAACGAGGATTCACCCGGTGGCGTTGAGTCGAAGTGCGAGAGCGTCTCGGTCGCCGAAGTGCTGCTCGCCTTCCTGGAGCATTGCCAGCGGAAATACGGGGCAAGGCGGCAGTTCCCGCGCATCATGAGCCGGATCAAGACGGCGCTTTCCGTCATCAAGAACCTGTTCGGGATGATCCCGGCGGCGAAGTTCGGGCCGAAGGCGCTCGTTCAGGCGCGCGACTATTGGATCGGGACGGGGCGATCGCGGAAGACGGTCAACGACAACACAAAAGTCGTAAAGATGTGCTTCAAGTGGGCCGTGCGGGAAGAGATGATCCCGCCGGTTGTGTGGCACGGGCTTTCATCGGTCGAGGGCCTTCGTCGCGGCGAATCGGTTGCTGCGGAACCGAAGAAGGTGCGGCCGGTCGCTGACTCTCATGTCGATGTGGTGCTGCCCTACCTGCTGCCGCCGGTGAGGGCGATGGTGGAGTTGCAGCGACTCACCGGGATGCGGCCTGGCGAAGTGTGCATCATGCGGGCTTGCGATCTTGATATGACCGGCTCGCTGTGGAAATACACGCCTGCCTTTCATAAGACGGACTACGCGGAACACGACCGTGAGATTTTCCTGGGGCCACAGTCGCAGGCGGTCTTGCGGCCGTGGCTTACCAATGTGCTTGAAGCCTTTCTGTTCCGGCCGGCGGACGCGGTCGCCGAGTGGCTCAAGCGCCGGGGAGAGAAACGACAAACGCCGCTCGTCTTCGGAAATCGACCGGGGACGAATCGCAAGCAGAAGCCGCGTCGCGTGCCGCGCGAAGCGTATGACGTGGGCTCCTATCGTCGGGCGATTGATCGGGCGTGTGTGCGGGCCGATCGCGATGCACGAGCGAAGGCTGGACAACCGAAGTGCGAATCGTGCGAAGGCCGTGGCGAAATCACGCTTGAATCGAAGCGACGGCGGATGTGCAAGACGTGCAACGGTGTCGGCCGATCAGGCGACGTGCTGATTCCCCGCTGGCATCCGCATCAACTGCGGCACAGCTATGCGACGCGAGTCCGAAAGGAATACGGCATCGAGGCGGCGCGGGTGATGCTTGGTCATCAGCATGTGGGCGTGACGGAAGTTTACGCCGAACGTGATACAGCGGTTGCGGCGGTCGTTGCTCAGAAGATTGGTTGA
- a CDS encoding SIR2 family protein, producing MEPHRLIILGAGFSVPAGLPINNKLMSLLLSRFDSMPNGARFRAKRAIEDYREYRRLRTGAKPGAETINLEDFISYLDLEHYLGLKGSDTLSIEGNDTQIYVRFLIARLLYECQIRMSETQWKLYIDFAKRLSPGDVILTFNYDTILETACDRAGIKYRLCPSRFDEVHRSGSGTLRFPDDEIIICKLHGSIDWFSRERYDRGKSLHRKNPLNSEPRHAVFDNETEFKVEPLVEQPYPEDDPFSYLYRARNLAPLFSDPQAVSPTPFLVAPSHSKIVYLSPLLEFWYGFNTMGVSKSQLIVIGFSFPAQDEYALAPVIKAIANFQNHNDPGRFKPTNLKIVDFQQTREAQERFCKDRPFIDWKKTVSFWNGLSYEILDQVVEPSTFHGRPIDKKDWPRAPQRTQRKYEVAFPVETPSGDLFGTAILQWNSASGIEQFAEKCGIDLSKWCPVAIRISGGKDRASVTILAASADDYNQLDSESINIAAHTDDGIIYIQELKCPLASPELLHSLGKLNTILIRNDLGAVEEVRQIK from the coding sequence ATGGAACCGCATCGGCTGATCATTTTGGGAGCGGGTTTTTCAGTACCGGCAGGCTTGCCCATCAACAACAAACTCATGTCTCTTCTCTTATCACGCTTTGACAGCATGCCGAATGGCGCTCGTTTTCGCGCTAAGCGGGCCATAGAGGACTATCGCGAATATCGACGTCTCAGGACCGGCGCAAAGCCAGGCGCTGAAACCATAAACCTTGAAGACTTCATAAGCTACCTGGACTTGGAACACTACCTAGGTCTGAAAGGTAGCGATACGTTATCCATCGAAGGGAACGATACACAAATATATGTAAGATTCTTGATTGCGAGATTACTCTACGAATGCCAGATAAGGATGAGTGAGACCCAGTGGAAACTCTACATTGATTTTGCAAAGCGGCTGAGCCCTGGGGATGTCATCCTGACGTTCAATTACGATACAATATTAGAAACTGCCTGCGACAGGGCTGGCATTAAGTATCGACTATGTCCTAGTCGCTTTGACGAGGTTCATCGGAGTGGATCGGGAACGCTACGATTTCCAGACGATGAGATCATAATCTGCAAATTGCACGGATCGATAGATTGGTTTTCCCGCGAGCGGTACGATCGCGGGAAATCTTTACATCGGAAGAACCCGCTCAATTCCGAACCACGGCACGCCGTCTTCGATAACGAAACAGAATTTAAGGTCGAGCCTCTGGTCGAGCAGCCTTATCCAGAGGATGATCCATTTTCTTATCTATATCGAGCTCGCAATCTGGCCCCGCTCTTTTCCGATCCGCAGGCGGTAAGCCCAACACCATTCTTGGTTGCTCCATCGCATTCAAAGATCGTTTACTTAAGTCCCTTGCTCGAATTCTGGTATGGTTTCAATACGATGGGTGTTTCCAAGTCTCAATTGATCGTCATAGGCTTCTCTTTTCCTGCACAGGACGAGTACGCCTTGGCACCTGTAATAAAGGCAATTGCTAACTTTCAGAATCACAACGACCCCGGACGCTTCAAGCCGACAAACCTCAAGATCGTGGATTTCCAACAGACACGAGAAGCTCAGGAGCGGTTTTGTAAAGATCGGCCGTTCATTGACTGGAAAAAGACCGTGTCTTTTTGGAATGGCTTATCGTACGAAATTCTAGATCAGGTCGTTGAACCCTCCACATTCCATGGAAGGCCAATCGATAAGAAGGACTGGCCGCGTGCGCCTCAGAGGACTCAGAGAAAGTACGAAGTAGCATTTCCAGTCGAAACCCCGTCTGGCGACTTATTCGGTACGGCGATCCTGCAATGGAATTCTGCAAGCGGAATCGAGCAGTTCGCGGAGAAATGCGGCATCGACCTTTCAAAGTGGTGTCCTGTGGCGATCCGAATCTCTGGAGGAAAGGATAGGGCGAGCGTGACGATACTGGCGGCATCTGCGGATGACTACAACCAACTGGACTCTGAATCTATCAACATCGCTGCGCACACCGATGATGGAATCATCTACATCCAGGAACTGAAGTGCCCGCTGGCATCACCCGAATTGCTGCATTCACTCGGAAAGCTGAATACGATCTTGATTCGCAACGATCTTGGCGCAGTGGAGGAAGTGCGCCAGATCAAATAA
- a CDS encoding transposase family protein yields MIPDPQEASERRHPLQAILMLSVLTMLPGARSLHAIDQFGRNHGRSFALRRRLNHS; encoded by the coding sequence GTGATTCCGGATCCACAGGAAGCTTCGGAGCGCCGGCATCCCCTTCAGGCGATCTTGATGTTGTCGGTGTTGACCATGCTGCCAGGCGCGAGGAGTTTGCACGCGATAGACCAGTTCGGCCGCAATCATGGCCGGTCGTTTGCGCTGCGGCGGCGCTTGAATCACTCGTGA